Genomic window (Spirosoma sp. KCTC 42546):
ACGAGCACGAAGTAGTAAAAGTTGGGTCAAAAAGTGGGGATATTCAGGCGGATATTACCTCCATAGAATCCATTGAAAGGATGTACAAACAAGTAGGCAGTTTTGATGCATTAGTATGTACCGCTGGACCAACCTACGTGGGGCCCTGGAAAAAAATGACCGATACCGAATTTAGAAAAGGGATCGAAGGAAAACTGATGGGCCAAATAAATCTGGTACTCATCGGGCAGCACGCTATTAATCCGAAAGGTTCATTTACATTGATCAGTGGGGCTTTAACCCAGGAACCGCAACTAAATTTTGCGAATGCGTCGGCAGCGAATGGGGCCGTTGATGCGTTTGTCCGGGCAGCAGCCATTGAACTGGAACATGGAGTTCGTATTAATGCAGTTAGCCCTACCGTCATTGAAGACTCTCCTCAATACTTCCCCTTCTTTCCGGGAGATATTCCCGTATCAATGAAACACCTGGAATATGGCTTTCGTAAAAGTGTGTTTGGTTCAGGTACGGGCCAGGTGATAACCGTACGCTGATTACTACCGTTGGTCAAAAAATAGCCTTTTCTGTCGGATATATCCTGTCAACACGTACCTTTAAGTAGCAGTTTTCCTTCATGTTATCGCGAAAAAGCCATGGAAGCCAAAGACTATGATTTCGAAGAAAAGTGGAAGCAGTTTGAAGAAACGGGAAAAGAGGTATCGGGCACAATTGGAGCCGTGGCAGGCACACTAATCGGTATTTCCGTATTAGGACTAAGTGCTCCTGTTATGTACTTTACCAAGCGAGCGGCTGGCAAGGATGCCACAGATGCCCTACGGGAAACCGGCGCTAAGGTTGTAGAAAAGACCAAATGGATGGGCGAGTTTGGCCGGTTTACGGGCAAAAAATTCGGGCCCAAAATTTTAGGAACCGTGCTATTTGGTGTAACCGGCCTGCTTTCCAGCGAAGAATAGTAGCTTAATAAGCTAACCCACCAGTTCGGTTGGTGCATAGCCATACCGCTTTCTGAATACATAGCCAAAGTGGGAAAGATTCTCAAAACCAACTTCCAGATAAACCTCGGACGGCTTTCGCTTTTTTTCCCGGATCTGATAATGAGCCAGTTCCAGTCGCTTCTCCATTAACCATTTTTGGGGGGTGGCCTGGAAAATCTTTTTAAAATCACGTTTAAACGTGGTCAGGCTGCTAATTAAGTCCTGAAAACAGTGAGTAGTAGCCATTGATTGGCTCAACATTAGGGTTTCGCATTGCTGAACTTAAACTTCATACGTAGTTTGACTTACCAAATCGTGTTCTTGCCTATAAAGGAGGGTTAGCAATCCTTCAATACCAATGAATTATCAACGTTTAGTAGGAATCATTTGTTGGCTGGCGTTACTGTGCCCACCAGCTCACAGTCAGGCGGTCTTAACAACCCTACCCCTGCCCGTTACAGCTGCCTGCCCTGGATCAACAGTAGACGTTCGCTTTATAAGACCTGATGACATTTACACCACAGCCGCTACGACCTATGCTGTTCAAATAGCCAGTGGGGACGATTATTTCGATATTCCGACCAGTAAAACTATGAATTCCAGTGGGGGGTTGAGTGTTACCCTACCCAAGTCGTTAGCCCCTGGAGGGACTTATTCGGTTCGTATGACGATGAAAAACCCGGACTATACGGGTACGCCTAGTCTAACCAGGTTGATTATAAAAGGTCAGGCAACTACCCCTTCTCCACCACTCGTCGACTCGCTGAATGTGGATTGCATGTCCACCAATCGGTCCTCAATGGCTGGATTATACGCGGACATATTCTTCCGACTTGCCCCCGGTGCTACCCCCCGGCTTTACTATAATGAGCCAGGAGGTAGCTTTACCGACTATGCGGAATTTCCGTATCAAACCAAACTGCCCTCTGGAGAGTATGTACGCGATAAGCAGCATGGCTATTTTCAACTTAATAAAACGGGTTCGACGTCAACGACCTATGTTTACCCCGTTTCAGAACATG
Coding sequences:
- a CDS encoding helix-turn-helix domain-containing protein — encoded protein: MATTHCFQDLISSLTTFKRDFKKIFQATPQKWLMEKRLELAHYQIREKKRKPSEVYLEVGFENLSHFGYVFRKRYGYAPTELVG
- a CDS encoding short chain dehydrogenase — its product is MKIIIVGASGTMGKHLIHAFENEHEVVKVGSKSGDIQADITSIESIERMYKQVGSFDALVCTAGPTYVGPWKKMTDTEFRKGIEGKLMGQINLVLIGQHAINPKGSFTLISGALTQEPQLNFANASAANGAVDAFVRAAAIELEHGVRINAVSPTVIEDSPQYFPFFPGDIPVSMKHLEYGFRKSVFGSGTGQVITVR